In the genome of Desulfofundulus luciae, the window CGCATATCCCCCGGACAGCTCTTTAACGTGGTTGCCGTAGCGCAACACCACCCCGTAGCCACCGGGTCCGGGATTGCCGCTACAGGCACCATCGGTATATATCTCCACTTCCGGCAGATCAGCCATCAATATTTTCCCCCGTCAATGCTAAATTACTCCTCTATTTTAGCACCACCTTACCCGGGGTACCAGCAAAAAATCAGTTTGCCGCCAGCCAGGCTTTTAATGGGGGCATAATAAACTTCCGAAATAGGCTATCGACCTGATTAAATGTTCCAAAAGGATTGACAGGTTTTCTATACATAAATAACATAAAAAGGGGATTGTGAATGTGAGCACGTTCCTAAAAAAAGGGGGGTTATTATGTATCGCAAAATACTTGTCCCAGTGGATGGTTCCCACCGGGCGGCCCTGGCTGCCGAACATGGGGCGCAATTGGCCAAGCATTTCAAAGCCCACCTAACTATCTTTCACGTCATACCGCCCCTGCCGTCTTATGTAAATAAGTACGAGGACAGGTTGGGCGAAGTCTACCACAATATTGAAAAGCAAATGGAGGAAAATGGAGCAGAGATTTTAAATCGGGTTAAGGAGGAACTGGCGCACTACGGCCTGGATTTAGAAGTTAAATCCATTTGGGGCAACCCGGCGGAGGAAATTTGCCGGGAAGCCCGGGAAGGTCGCTACGACATCATTGTCATGGGCAGCCGTGGTCTTGGGGAAATCCGCGGTTATTTGATGGGCAGCGTAAGCAACCGGGTGGTTCGTCATGCTCCCTGCCCGGTGCTCATCGTCCGCTAAGAAGACTCTTGTTTTTCCGGCACAAGTATACTAAAATTTCTTTGGGAGTTATGCTCCCGGCGGCGCGCCGCCGGGAAATTTCTTTTTCCTGAAGTCTTCATCCAGGAGGTGGCAATACAGGTGGCTATTGTTGAGATCAGGGTCATGAACCGTCCTTTCCTGCCCGATCCGGCGGGAGAGGAGGTTCTCTATGAGATAAAACATGCCCTGGGCATAAATACGATCCAAAGGGTACGTACGGCCAAGGTTTACCGTTTTGAAGGCATCGATGAGTCAAAGGCCCATCTGCTGGCCGAAAAACTGCTGGCCGAAGCAGTTTTCCAGGATTATACCATCAACGCCCCCATCATCAAAGACGCTCCGGCAGTAGTGGAAGTGGCCTATAAGCCGGGGGTCATGAACCCCGAGGCCGCATCATTGATGAAAGCCGCCCGGGACCTGGGGATTGAGGGGCTGGTGGCCGCCGATTCCAGCCGGGAATATGGTTTCTACGGCCCGGACATCAATACACGGGATATTGAAATCATCCTTGACCGGCTGCTGGTCAATGCCACCGTGGAGCGGGTGGTTACTGAAAAACCCGCCACCCTCCTCATCTCGGGCCAATCGGGCTGGACCGAAATCATACCCCTGCGCGGGATGAGCGATGCGGAATTGATGGAATTGAGCCGCGACAAACTCTTCCTGAACCTGGAAGAAATGCACGCCATCCAGGATTACTTTAAAGCCATCGGCAGGGATCCCACGGACTGTGAAATAGAAACCCTGGCCCAAACCTGGTCCGAGCACTGCGGCCATAAAACCTTTAAGGCGCGCCTCCTGGTTGACGGCAAGGAAAAGAAACCCCTTTTAAAACGTTTGCAGGATGCAACTGCCACGGCCAACCACCCCCTGGTGCTTTCAGCATTTGTTGATAACTCCGGGGTAATGGAGTTTTACGACGGTTGGGCTGTCTGCGGCAAAGTAGAAACCCATAATTCCCCTTCTGCCATTGAGCCCTACGGGGGGGCCATGACGGGCAGCGGGGGGGTATTCAGGGATGTCATGGGTACGGGCCAGGGGGCCCGGGTAATCGCTTCTACAGATATGTTCTGCTTTGCACCGCCCGATACCCCCCGGGAAGATATTCCCCCCGGTTGTCTCTCCCCCCATTATCTGCTGCGCCGGGTGGTGGCCGGGGTGCGGGACTACGGCAACCGTATGGGCATCCCTACCAATAACGGCTCGGTTCACTTCCACCGTGACTTCCGGGCCAAGCCCTCGGTGATCGTGGGGGCATATGGGCTGTTGCCTGTGGAACGCTGCCGGAAAGGCCAGCCCCGGCCGGGAGATTTGGCCGTGGTCATCGGCGGGAGGACGGGCCGGGACGGTATTCACGGGGCCACCTTTTCCAGCGGGGAAATGACCCACCGGACTACCGAGGTAAATGCCAGTGCCGTCCAGATCGGCCATCCCATCGAAGAAAAGCGCGTGGCCGATGCAGTGCTGGCGGCCAGCGAAGCCGGTCTAATCAGGGCCATCACCGATTGTGGGGCTGGGGGATTTGCCTCGGCCCTGGGAGAAATGGGGGAAAAGACCGGTGTCAGGGTCTGGCTGGAGAGAGTGCCTTTGAAATACCAGGGGCTTAAGCCCTGGGAAATATGGCTTTCCGAAAGCCAGGAGCGCATGGTCATAGCCGTATCCCCGGAAAATCTGGAGCGGCTGCTGGAGATTTGCCGGGGGCTGAACGTGGAAGCTACCGTGCTGGCGGAATTTACTTCCGACCGGCGGCTGGTGGTTACCTATGAGAATGAAACAATTTGCGATCTGGATATGGAATTTCTCCACCACGGCCTGCCCAAACGGCTCCTCACCGCTCGCTGGCAACAGCCGGCGCTGGCAGACCCGCAAGTGTCAATTCCTGAAAACTGGGATGAGATTTACTGCCAGGTAATGGGCCACCTGAATGTCTGCTCCAAGGAACCCATTGTGCGCATGTACGACCACGGAGTACAGGGCTCCTGTGCCCTGGCGCCCTTTGGTGGGGTGGAGCAGGACGGGCCCAACGACGCGGTGGTCCTTACTCCCCTGCTCGGTTCTCCCGCCGCGGTGGTCATCAGCCACGGTCTAAATCCGGTTTTAAATCTAATAGATCCCTATTACGGTAGCCTGTGGGCGGCGACGGAAGCGGTTTCCAATGCTGTGGCGGTAGGGGCCAACCCGAAAGAGTTGGTATTGATTGACAACTTCATCTGGCCCTTCCCCGATGAGGAGGCGCTGGGTGCCCTGGACCGGGCCGTGGATGCCTGCGTGGATTTTGTGCGGGCCACCGGAATGCCCTTTATTTCCGGAAAGGACAGCCTGTCCAGCACTTACCGCGGGGACGGTGGAGAGGTGATCAAAATTCCACCGGTACTCTGTGTTTCGGTTTTTGGCCGTCTTCCCGATGTCAGGCGCACCGTTTCAGCCGATTTCAAGGGATCCAGCAATTTAATTGTCCTGGTGGGCCAGCGTAATCCTTCCGAAATGGCCGGATCGGTTTATTTTGATTTAGCTGGTTGCCTGGGGAAAAACCTGCCCCGGATCAACCTGGAGGTTGTCACGCGAGTATGGGAAGGCATTCACCGGGCTATCCAGGAAGAAAAGATTCTGGCCTGTCACGATATCAGCGAGGGGGGGCTGGCCACTGCCCTGGCCGAGATGTGCTTTGGCGGCGGGGTGGGAGCCCGGATCACCATCCCTGCCGGTGAACGCCCGGATTATTTCCTGTTTAACGAAACCAGCGGGTGCTTCTTAGTTGAAATGACCCCCACAGAAAAACCCGAAAAAACGTTTGCCGGCTTACCACACCTGGTGCTGGGGCAAACCACAGATGATCCGGCAGTTGTAGTGGAACAGGGGGGGCGCCGGCTTTGCAGTGTTCCCCTGGCCGACCTGAAAAGGTCCTGGCAGGAACCCATGGCCCGGGTCTTCGGCACCCCTGGCGCCGGTCATGGCCAGGAGGTGGGAGTATGAAAAAACCGCGGGTGTGTGTTTTGCGTACCGATGGTACCAACTGCGACCGGGAAACCGGTTATGCCTTTGAACGGGCGGGAGGGGACCCCCATCTGGTGCACGTCAACCAACTCCGGGCAGGAAAGAAAAAGCTTACTGAATACCAGATTCTGGTTATTCCCGGCGGCTTTTCCTACGGGGATGACGTACACTCGGGCAAAATACTGGCCGTGGAACTGACCTCTTTCCTAAAGGAGCAGTTACAGGAATTTGTGGATAGCGGCAAGCCGGTGCTCGGGATTTGCAACGGTTTTCAGGTACTAGTCCGTACCGGACTTCTGCCTGCAGCTAAAATGGGGGACATCAGAACCACCCTCATGCACAACGACAGCGGCCGCTTTGAGTGCCGCTGGGTTCACCTGCGGGTGGAAGACACGCCCTGTATCTTTACGCGAGGACTGGCCGGCAGGGTATTGCATTTCCAGGCCGCCCACGGTGAAGGCAAATTTTATACCGATGCCCAGACTCTGGCCGGCATCGAAGCGGGCAAGCAGGTGGTTTTCCGTTACTCCACCAGCAACGGTGACCCCACCAGCATTTATCCCCACAACCCCAACGGCTCTCTGGCCGCCATTGCCGGCATTTGCGATCCCAGCGGACGGGTGCTGGGGCTGATGCCCCATCCGGAACGTTTCGTAGATCTCACCCAGCACCCCAACTGGCGGCGCCAGCAATTCCACGAACCCCACGGCCTGCCCATTTTCCGCAACGCCGTGGCTTATGCTCAAGAGATGTGAGAAGAGGAGAACCGAAAAGGATGAACATTCGCAAGGCCAGAATTACCGATATGGAATCGGTGCACAGGTTAATCAATTATTACGCGGACCAGGGACTGATGCTGGCCCGTCCCCGCTCCGCTCTGTACGAGGCCGTAAGGGAATTTACGGTAGCCGAAGAAAAAGGGCAGATTGTAGGTGCCGGCTCCCTGCACATCATCTGGGAAGACCTGGCGGAAATCCGGGCCCTGGCGGTAGACCCTCGCTACACCCGCCGGGGCATTGGGCGCCGCCTGGTGCAATCTTTTCTCGAGGAAGCCCGGGAACTGGGGCTTCCCCGGGTTTTTGCCCTCACTTACCAGTCGGGCTTTTTTATCAAATGCGGTTTTCAGCCCATCCCCAAGGAAAAGCTGCCCCAGAAGGTGTGGAAGGAGTGCATCAACTGCCCCAAGTTCCCCAACTGTGAAGAGGAGGCAGTGATCATCGAGCTGGTTAGAACCCTGCAATAGGTAAGGACGTTGGGTTGTCCCTCCTGCTGGGTCAGGGGGGGCGATCAAAGCCAGGGTTATGATACATTACCTTTAGCTACTTATAAAAGAGATTACCGGTGTACACACTAATTTAAAAGGGTAAGTAAAGTTGGCCTGTCATAAGGCATTGTTCTGAAGCCGATTTAAAATTTCTATTTGGAGGTAATTTACCCATGAGTGTACAACCGGTAATGCCTAAATGCTGGCGGGTGGATACCAAACCCCACAAATTCTGTCCCGGTTGCGGCCACGGCCTGGTCCTGAAAGCCCTGGGAGATGCCATTGATGAGCTGGGCATTCAGGACCGGGCCGTCTTTGGCTGTGACATTGGGTGTTCACTGCTGTCCTGGGATTTTTTTAACCTCGATACCGTGCAAACCCACCATGGCCGCACTACTCCGGTGATGACGGGCATCAAAAGGGCGCGGCCAGAACTGATCTGTATAGCCTACATGGGGGATGGGGGCGGCTATGCCATTGGCTCCCAGCACCTGGTCAATGCCGCGGTACGCAACGAAAAAATTACCGTTATTTTGGCCAACAACACCGTCTATGCCATGACCGGCGGCCAGATGGCTCCCACCACCATGCCCGATCAGAAAACGGAAACCAGCCCCTACGGCCGGGATCCCCTGAAAATGGGCTATCCCATGCTGGGACCGGAGATGGTTGCCGCCATCACCCGGGAAGGAGCCTACGTGGCCCGGGGCACCATAGCCAACCTGCGCCAGTTGAAGGGCTATTTAAAAAAGGCTTTAGAAAACCAAGTGGCCGGAAATGGCTTTTCCTTTGTGGAAGTCTTATCTTCCTGTCCCACCAACTGGCGAACCAATGCGGAAAAAACCTGGAAATATATCGAAGAAGTTATGCCCAAATTTTTTAAGGTAGGAGAAATAAAGATTCCGGGAACCGGCAGGGGAATGGGGGAAAAGACAGAAATATAATGGCAGGAGGTGTTGAAATGGTTTTGCCAGGCAATACTTTCCACAAACATACCGGCAAAACCATATTAACAATGAAGGTGCTTTTTCATATTAATGAAGTAGACCGCTGGCCAAGGGTGTTAACCAATATTAATAATTTTTTACGGGATATCGGCACCGGCAAGGCCAGCATCCTGGTGTTGGCCAACGGCCTCGGCGTGCTTGCGTACAGCCTGGGCAAGCAGGATTTAATTAAAGAGATGGAGAATTTGCATGAACAGGGAGTAACGTTTATTGCCTGTCGGAACGCCTTAAATACATACAACATCAGTGAAAACAAGCTGCCCGCCTTTGTCACCGTGGTGCCGGCGGGGATCACCGAAATAGTGCAGAAACAGGCTCAGGGATACGCTTACATCAAGCCCTGATTCTTTCCGGCGGCAGGCTCATTACCGGAACCAAAAGGAGAGTAAAATGAAAAATCTGCGTATTGCCCTGGTCCAAATGCAGGTAACCATTGGCGACGTGAAAAAGAACCGGGAAAAAATGGCTGCCTTTGTGGAGGAAGCGGCCGGCAGGAAGGTGGAGATGATTCTCTTCCCCGAGCTATGCGTGCAGGGATATAACCGGGAAAGGGCCCGGGAATTTGCCGAACCCATTCCCGGGGAAAGCACAAACCACATCAGCCAGCTCGCCCGCTCCTTTAACATGGTCATACTGGCCGGGCTGGCTGAAGCCTCCGGCGGTGACAAACCCTACATCACCCAGGTAGTAGCGTACCCCGACGGCAGGGTAGATAAATACCGTAAAACTCATTTGGGCAGGAGCGAAAAACCATATTTTACCCCCGGCGACCAGTTACCGGTTTTCGAAACGGAAAAGGCCCGGTTCGGTATTGAAATTTGCTGGGACTTGCATTTCCCCGAAGTTACCACCGTGCTTTCTTTGCAGGGCGCAGAAATTATTTTTGCCCCCCACGCTTCACCTACCATTGTGGGAGACCGGAGGGATATCTGGCTCAAGTATCTCTCTGCCCGGGCCTACGATAACAGCGTGTTTGTAGCGGCCTGCAACCTGGTAGGGCCGACCGGGGAAAACCAGGAATTTTGTGGCGGCGCGCTGGTTATTGATCCCAAGGGTAATGTGGTGGCCGAAGATTTTCGGGGAAAAGAAGGATTGCTGGTAGTTGACCTGGACTCCCGGCTCATCAATACCATCCGCCACAATGAGGCTACCAGTATGCGCCATAGCTTTTACCTGCAGTCCAGAAGACCAGAGTTATATCAATTATTAGTAAATACCCAATTAACAAATTAACCCGGAAATTTTTCCGGGGTTAATTTATGTGCTCAATCTTTTAGCCCTCACGGGCAGCCTGTTTCTTTTTAGCTTCCTGGAGAACCTCCTCCTTGATCTTCAGGGCGTCTCCCATCACCAAACCAAATTGCAGCCATTTAAACCCAAACTGCAACAATTCCAGGTCGTCGGTTTTGATCCGTTCCACGACTTCGGGATCCACTTCAAAAACATCAAGGAACCTGCTTTCAAAGACAAACTGCCTGAACTTGTCCAGATCATAGCAGGCCATGTAATACATCTGGACAATGCGCGGGTTGGCCACCTTTTCGTTCAGAACCCGGGGGCTGTTGGAAAGCAGCTTGAAGATGGCCTCTACATCTTCATAGATGAACAGTCCTTGCTCCCTGAGGTAATCTTCTACATACAGCTCTTGAGGCTCTTCCAGGCCCCGGCAGCGGGACGGGTCGGTTAAGATAGTGAACTGATCGTATTCGGAACACCTGTCTAAAGGAAACATGCGACACGCCCAGGGGCGATCATCATAGATCTGACACCCCCGGGGAGTTACAAAGGGGCACTTTTTATCCTGTTCTTCATCCATTTTCAAGAGTACCACGGGTAAACCGGTTCCTTCCCCAATTAAGGAGACGGTATAACGATCCAGAAATTCCCCCGAGGAAAGTCCCAACCTTTTGCGCATGCGCAGTACGTCAAAAGGTGAGAGGTAAATGTTTACATCCCGGCAACAGTGGGTAAAACAGGAAAGTCCCGGATGACAGGAAAAGTGAAACTTGCTGTCACTGCTCAGTAGCGGTTTTTCATTGGCCATAATTTTTTATCCCCTCTTCCCAAATTAAGTTAAGTTAATTGCAAAAAAAGTTATTTAACCAATTCTTCCGGATCGCGGCCCCTCTCACAGCGGCCAGCCTGTCCTTTCTATAGACTAACTCATTATAACCCTTTTTTGTCCGAAATAGCAAGCCAATCTTTCCTGCCAAAAATACAAGGGACAGGCACATTGAAAATGGCACCCGTCCCTTGCTCAAGCGGTATAAATAGCTCCTTTGGGGCAACGGGCCAAACAGGCCCCGCATTTCAAACATTTCTGCCGGTCAATAAAATAAGGCTTACCTTTCTTTTCCCCCATAATGGCTTTAGCGACACATTCCCGGGCACACAAGCCGCAGGCAACGCATTTTTCTTCATCTATTACGTAGTCCAACAATGCCCGGCAAACTCCGGCGGGACAGCGCTTATCTCTGATGTGGGCCTCATATTCGTCCCGGAAGTATTTTAAGGTAGAAAGAACAGGGTTGGGCGCAGTCTGGCCCAGACCGCACAGTGATGCGTCCATAACCTCCCGGGAAAGCTCTTCCAGCTCGTTCAGGTCTTCCATTTGTCCTTGTCCCTGGGTAATCCGTTCCAAAATTTCCAGCATGCGCTTGGTTCCCACCCTGCAGGGAGTGCACTGGCCGCAGGATTCATCCTGGCTAAATTGCAGGTAAAACTTGGCAATGTCTACAATACAATCGGTTTCGTCCAGGACGATCATGCCTCCAGAACCCATCATGGAGCCCAGTTGCTTTAAGGATTCGTAGTCAATGGGCGTATCCAGGTGACGTTCTGGAATACATCCCCCGGAGGGGCCGCCGGTTTGTACCGCCTTGAATTGCCGTCCTCCGGGAATCCCCCCACCAATGTCAAAAACCACAGTACGTAACGTAGTGCCCATGGGCACCTCAATTAAACCGGTATTGAGGACCTTGCCGGCCAGGGAAAAGACCTTGGTTCCCCGGCTGTTTTCCGTGCCGAGGGAAGCAAACCAGGCGGGCCCTTCGCGAATGATCACGGGCACATTGGCATAGGTTTCCACGTTATTCAGCAGGGTAGGCTTTCCCCACAGGCCGCACTGGGCAGGGTAGGGAGGCCGGGGGCGGG includes:
- a CDS encoding universal stress protein; its protein translation is MYRKILVPVDGSHRAALAAEHGAQLAKHFKAHLTIFHVIPPLPSYVNKYEDRLGEVYHNIEKQMEENGAEILNRVKEELAHYGLDLEVKSIWGNPAEEICREAREGRYDIIVMGSRGLGEIRGYLMGSVSNRVVRHAPCPVLIVR
- the purL gene encoding phosphoribosylformylglycinamidine synthase subunit PurL, which codes for MAIVEIRVMNRPFLPDPAGEEVLYEIKHALGINTIQRVRTAKVYRFEGIDESKAHLLAEKLLAEAVFQDYTINAPIIKDAPAVVEVAYKPGVMNPEAASLMKAARDLGIEGLVAADSSREYGFYGPDINTRDIEIILDRLLVNATVERVVTEKPATLLISGQSGWTEIIPLRGMSDAELMELSRDKLFLNLEEMHAIQDYFKAIGRDPTDCEIETLAQTWSEHCGHKTFKARLLVDGKEKKPLLKRLQDATATANHPLVLSAFVDNSGVMEFYDGWAVCGKVETHNSPSAIEPYGGAMTGSGGVFRDVMGTGQGARVIASTDMFCFAPPDTPREDIPPGCLSPHYLLRRVVAGVRDYGNRMGIPTNNGSVHFHRDFRAKPSVIVGAYGLLPVERCRKGQPRPGDLAVVIGGRTGRDGIHGATFSSGEMTHRTTEVNASAVQIGHPIEEKRVADAVLAASEAGLIRAITDCGAGGFASALGEMGEKTGVRVWLERVPLKYQGLKPWEIWLSESQERMVIAVSPENLERLLEICRGLNVEATVLAEFTSDRRLVVTYENETICDLDMEFLHHGLPKRLLTARWQQPALADPQVSIPENWDEIYCQVMGHLNVCSKEPIVRMYDHGVQGSCALAPFGGVEQDGPNDAVVLTPLLGSPAAVVISHGLNPVLNLIDPYYGSLWAATEAVSNAVAVGANPKELVLIDNFIWPFPDEEALGALDRAVDACVDFVRATGMPFISGKDSLSSTYRGDGGEVIKIPPVLCVSVFGRLPDVRRTVSADFKGSSNLIVLVGQRNPSEMAGSVYFDLAGCLGKNLPRINLEVVTRVWEGIHRAIQEEKILACHDISEGGLATALAEMCFGGGVGARITIPAGERPDYFLFNETSGCFLVEMTPTEKPEKTFAGLPHLVLGQTTDDPAVVVEQGGRRLCSVPLADLKRSWQEPMARVFGTPGAGHGQEVGV
- the purQ gene encoding phosphoribosylformylglycinamidine synthase I, with translation MKKPRVCVLRTDGTNCDRETGYAFERAGGDPHLVHVNQLRAGKKKLTEYQILVIPGGFSYGDDVHSGKILAVELTSFLKEQLQEFVDSGKPVLGICNGFQVLVRTGLLPAAKMGDIRTTLMHNDSGRFECRWVHLRVEDTPCIFTRGLAGRVLHFQAAHGEGKFYTDAQTLAGIEAGKQVVFRYSTSNGDPTSIYPHNPNGSLAAIAGICDPSGRVLGLMPHPERFVDLTQHPNWRRQQFHEPHGLPIFRNAVAYAQEM
- a CDS encoding N-acetyltransferase, whose protein sequence is MNIRKARITDMESVHRLINYYADQGLMLARPRSALYEAVREFTVAEEKGQIVGAGSLHIIWEDLAEIRALAVDPRYTRRGIGRRLVQSFLEEARELGLPRVFALTYQSGFFIKCGFQPIPKEKLPQKVWKECINCPKFPNCEEEAVIIELVRTLQ
- a CDS encoding thiamine pyrophosphate-dependent enzyme, producing the protein MSVQPVMPKCWRVDTKPHKFCPGCGHGLVLKALGDAIDELGIQDRAVFGCDIGCSLLSWDFFNLDTVQTHHGRTTPVMTGIKRARPELICIAYMGDGGGYAIGSQHLVNAAVRNEKITVILANNTVYAMTGGQMAPTTMPDQKTETSPYGRDPLKMGYPMLGPEMVAAITREGAYVARGTIANLRQLKGYLKKALENQVAGNGFSFVEVLSSCPTNWRTNAEKTWKYIEEVMPKFFKVGEIKIPGTGRGMGEKTEI
- a CDS encoding DsrE family protein, with product MKVLFHINEVDRWPRVLTNINNFLRDIGTGKASILVLANGLGVLAYSLGKQDLIKEMENLHEQGVTFIACRNALNTYNISENKLPAFVTVVPAGITEIVQKQAQGYAYIKP
- a CDS encoding nitrilase family protein — its product is MKNLRIALVQMQVTIGDVKKNREKMAAFVEEAAGRKVEMILFPELCVQGYNRERAREFAEPIPGESTNHISQLARSFNMVILAGLAEASGGDKPYITQVVAYPDGRVDKYRKTHLGRSEKPYFTPGDQLPVFETEKARFGIEICWDLHFPEVTTVLSLQGAEIIFAPHASPTIVGDRRDIWLKYLSARAYDNSVFVAACNLVGPTGENQEFCGGALVIDPKGNVVAEDFRGKEGLLVVDLDSRLINTIRHNEATSMRHSFYLQSRRPELYQLLVNTQLTN
- a CDS encoding YkgJ family cysteine cluster protein, encoding MANEKPLLSSDSKFHFSCHPGLSCFTHCCRDVNIYLSPFDVLRMRKRLGLSSGEFLDRYTVSLIGEGTGLPVVLLKMDEEQDKKCPFVTPRGCQIYDDRPWACRMFPLDRCSEYDQFTILTDPSRCRGLEEPQELYVEDYLREQGLFIYEDVEAIFKLLSNSPRVLNEKVANPRIVQMYYMACYDLDKFRQFVFESRFLDVFEVDPEVVERIKTDDLELLQFGFKWLQFGLVMGDALKIKEEVLQEAKKKQAAREG